Sequence from the Candidatus Eisenbacteria bacterium genome:
TCACCGACACCGAGACCGCGGTGTCGGAGATGGGCAAGGCCACCGGGATCGACCCCTCGGTGTGTCGCGGGTACCTGAAGGAGATTCTCGAGAACCCGGGGCGCCAGGCCGCCGTGGGGCTGCGCGCGCTCGCCTACCGGGACGCGTTCGATGCTCTCCGCGCGCGCGGCGCGTCGGAGACCGAGGCCCTGTCGAAGCTGGCCGGAACCGCCCTGTACCTTCCCACGGACCAGGCCCGCCTGTTGGGGCTGGTCCCCTGATGCCACCGGAGAGACCCGAATGAACCTCGATATCCTGGTGTTCGGTCCCCACCCCGACGACGCCGAGATCGGCGCCGGCGGCCTGCTGCTGCGCATGAAGGCCGAGGGCCGCACCACCGGGATCATCGACATGACCCGCGGCGACATGGGCTGGGGCACGCCCGAGGAGCGCGACAAGGAATGCGAGGAGGCCGGCAGGATCCTGGGCCTGGACGTGCGCGAAACCCTGGGGCTGCCCGACTGCCGCGTGGAGGATGACTTCGAGACACGCTGCAAGGTGGCGCAGGCGATCCGCAGGTACCGCCCGCAGATCGTGATGGCCCCCTACTGGGAGCTGCCCCCGGGCCGCGGCCTGGGGCACACCGACCACATGAAGACCGGGCTGGCCGTCTCGCACGGGTTCAACTTCGCGCACCTGCGCAAGA
This genomic interval carries:
- the bshB1 gene encoding bacillithiol biosynthesis deacetylase BshB1, which encodes MNLDILVFGPHPDDAEIGAGGLLLRMKAEGRTTGIIDMTRGDMGWGTPEERDKECEEAGRILGLDVRETLGLPDCRVEDDFETRCKVAQAIRRYRPQIVMAPYWELPPGRGLGHTDHMKTGLAVSHGFNFAHLRKMPVEGEPYQARALFYYFIPPGVRPTFVVDVTQWAEKWRAALECHRTQFANPEKPQLHGIPTNFLDWFEVFARQHGFAVGARYAQAFLSVAPLKVNDPMVLVRDVVPRP